From Bradyrhizobium erythrophlei:
TAAAGCAGCCCGTAGCCCGCAGGATGGGCGGAGTGCAGCGACACCCATCACGCGATGGAGCCGCGGGCCAGGATTGGCCGTATTGGTCGTTCCATCGTTTGGTGAAACTCGGAATCTATCCTGAGGATTTGGCAGGGATGGCGGGGATTCTGGCGAGCGGCCGTAGTAGAATTGCGGTGACAACCCGTAGCTCGTAGGGCGGATATTAGCCGCAGGCGTAATCCGCCGAATGCGGCCGCACCATCATCGTCGCTCGCCGAAATCGTCCTTCGTTTCAACGTCGCCGCCCCAGTCGAGCGGAAACAATCCCGCGCGCACATCGCGATGAAACGAGGAATGCGGCCAATCGCGCACGCGCGTGACGAGCCCGTGCTGGAACGGATTGATATAACAATATTCGACGTGGCGCGCATAATCGGCCTCGTCGCGGATCAGATGCTCCCAGAAACGGCGCTGCCAGATTCCGCGCTCGTTGCGCGCGAGGCGAACGGCGCTGCGGCGCTCCTGTTTCGGCAGCGCTTTCGCGAACCGGGTCTTGATCAGCCGCCAGCGTGTGGAAAAATCGCAATCGCCGGGAGGCAGTTTCCAGATCGCGTGCAGATGATCGGGCAGAACGACGATTGCGTCGATCGCAAAGTCATGGCTCGCGTGCGTCGCCGCCACCGCCTCACGCAAGGTCGCGATGTGGTCGACCAGCAGGGTTTGCCGCCGCTCCAACAGGTTGACCGTGAAAAACCAGCACCCGCCTGGAACGAACGCGCGACGATAATTCGACATGACGCGCAGGATAGCAGATGATGCGTTGGTGTTTGAATGGACGAAACGGCGGATTACGCTACGCTAATCCGCCCTACGGGCTGTTGGGCCGGGAAGCGGCCCCGTATATGGCACAGCCGTACACTCCGCATTTCAAGCCGAAGTCGATGCTTTGGGGAGCTCGAATCTGGCTGCGGAGCAGTCGTATCTCAACGGTGAGCTTGTCCCTTACGGGACGAAAGGTTCGGTTCGTCTCGATGTCGTAGAAGGCCCTCTAAGCAATCCGACTGCGGTCTACGACCTGAAAACAGGCAGCGCCACCCTTACACCCTCTAGAATTCAGCAAATTCAATCACATCTTCCGGGCGGAAGTAACGTTCCTGCCTACGAGGTGCGTCCATGACGGTGAAAAACCTGCCCGCCTTGGAAAAGGCCCTTCTCGCAGAGCTTCCAGGATTTTCGATTGCCGGGAACCTTCTTCTTATGTCGCCCATGGAAAGAATTTTGCGCGCTATTTATTTTGAAAGTTCAAGTTACGATAAGTCGGCTTTCTCTGTGAGCGCGTTCGTCATGCCCCTATGTGTGCCGACGGAGCACCTATCTTTCAACTTTGGAAATCGTGTTCGCCACAAGGGGGGAGGAGATCGATGGACGATGTCCATGCCCAACCTGATGGCGGAGTTAGGCGCCGCCCTGAAGGAACAAGCGGTGCATTTTCTAGCTAAAGTCGATTCTCTGCTCGCCTTTGCGGACATGGCAACGGCATTTTCTGGAAATCTCCACACGCCGAAAGCTATGGCGTTTGCTCTGGCGCGAGCGGGGCAGGATCGCCGAGCGGTCTCTGTTCTTGACGAGCTCTTAGCCCAGGTTGATCCGAATATTGCTTGGCAACAGACGATCGCGAAGCAAGCCAATGCTTTGAAAACCGACCTCCTTGAGAGGCCAGTGGAAGCCCATCGCCAGCTTGAGGAATGGGAGATCGAGACCACGCGGAAATTGGGGTTGGAACAGTTCCTGTAGTCGCCTTGGAGCTTCCTGCACATTCAATCACGGTGACAGTGCTGGACTGCACCCCATGAATGAGACACGGTAATTTCTGTGACAGGGTTTGGACTGCACCCTTGGAACGAGACAGTGCCGCTCAATCGTCTCGCCGCGTCGAGTCAAATCAGTGGAATTACGGTGACAGTGCACTCAATTGACAGGATCGTCGACAATGCCATGACAATTAAGTGCACTGGACTGCACCCCGTAAGTGAGACACGGTAATTTCTGTGACAAGCTCATTCGCAGACATCCTGCCGGAGCCTCGGGCGCGTCACCCCGACCCGTTAGCTTCATCTAGGCATCGAGCCTCGCTCCGCGGATGCGCGCAAAATCTAATTTCCCAAGCCGGATCAAGCTGTTTCTACCTGTCCAGTCCCTTTCGAAAAAATATTCTGATTTTCCGAAATCGCAAATCAATCTATACCCGCAGCCGTCCACCCCACTCGAGGGGCGTATCGCGATCGTCACGGACGCGGGGCTGGATGCGGTGGCCGCAAGCGGCGCTTCTGACGAGAGCGCTTTGCTTGCGGACGGCAAAATCGTGTGGTCCTGACGCCTCGACGCCGGCGTCAAGTTCGTGAGAAACATGTTTCTCACGGGCGACGGTGACAAGAAAGCCCGATCGCCGGGGAGAGCGCGACATAAGCCGTAAAACCATTGCGTGCGGGGATGCCGGGTGATTTCCGGTGCGACCGCTGTGAATACTCGTGTGCATCTTCACTACCAATTCGCACACGAGGCTGCGGGTGCACTGGGCACCCGGCATTCCCCACGCCCTCTTTGGGGCGCGAGATTGGTCAACGCCTCGGGCGCATTGCGCGGCGAGAGGTTTGCGCATGTCCAGGTTTACGCATTTCCAGAGGCCGTCATTGCGAGCGCAGCGAAGCAATCCACCCTTTCTTTTTGTTGCCCGATGGATTGCTTCGCTGCGCTCGCAATGACGAATTAGCTTGCCTGGCTGTTTGAAAATTGAATCGGTATCGCATCCGCCAGCGCGTCAGAACGCGGCTAGAGCAGCCCGAGCTCGCGCAATTCGCGGCGCAACGGCTCCGGCATCGCGGCGACGCCGGCGCCCGCGGATTTGAGATCCGGCGGCGCGTCGCCGTCGGCAAAATAGCGCCAGCCCTGAAACGCCCGCATCGGCCGCGGCAGCACCGGGATCACCCTGGGCTGCATCACCAACCGGCATCGCCCGATCCCGTCGCGGTCGCGGAACGGCTCGATCCCGATGATCCTCTCCCGCGCTGCGATTTCGCCGCGGATCACCCAGTAGAGCGAGCCGCCGGCCAGCACCTCATCGACCCGCTTCGGCGTCATCCGGGTGATGTGGATATGATGCAGCGGCAGGCCCTTTTTCTTCGCGGTCTGCATGCGCTCCGCGACCCAGCCCTTGAGTTCCCTGACCGACTCGCAGCCGACGGCAAGCTTGATGAGATGAAGTGGCATGGAGCGAGGTTTAGAGCATGCTCCGAAAAGTGAAAACCGGTTTTCCCCGGTTTCCCGAGAAGATCATGCCCGGACAGGATGAGACTGCATCAATCGTTCGACGCCGCCGGCGCCGGCGCGCCGGGAGGGGGCTCAAGCTGGACCGGCGCAGCCGTATGGGCCGCAGGCGGGCGCTTGGGTGCAGCCTCCTTTTTCTTGGCCGCGGCCATCGCGGCGCCGGCGGTCGCCGGCGGACGCGGTGACGGAGACACCGACGGCGCATTCCCAGCCGGCGGAGGTGCCGGCGGGCGCGACGACGCGATCGGCTCCGGCGTCATGATGCTGACCGGCGGGGTCGAAGCAGCCGAGGGAAAATCGGCATTGGTGGGCTTGCCCGTCGGCATCGTCGGCGCAAGCGTGGCAACCGGCCCCGGCGCAGGCATATTCCACTGCGGCGCGTAACGCGCGATCAGGCCGT
This genomic window contains:
- a CDS encoding DUF1489 family protein, which codes for MPLHLIKLAVGCESVRELKGWVAERMQTAKKKGLPLHHIHITRMTPKRVDEVLAGGSLYWVIRGEIAARERIIGIEPFRDRDGIGRCRLVMQPRVIPVLPRPMRAFQGWRYFADGDAPPDLKSAGAGVAAMPEPLRRELRELGLL
- a CDS encoding REP-associated tyrosine transposase — its product is MSNYRRAFVPGGCWFFTVNLLERRQTLLVDHIATLREAVAATHASHDFAIDAIVVLPDHLHAIWKLPPGDCDFSTRWRLIKTRFAKALPKQERRSAVRLARNERGIWQRRFWEHLIRDEADYARHVEYCYINPFQHGLVTRVRDWPHSSFHRDVRAGLFPLDWGGDVETKDDFGERR